A window of Thermosipho affectus contains these coding sequences:
- a CDS encoding KamA family radical SAM protein, with amino-acid sequence MPVKYIIDISKVDQLTDKEKKELKRVTEKYKFRTNDYYLNLINWEDPNDPIRKLIIPQIGELEEWGRLDASNEKSYTISKGLQHKYRDTALLLVNDVCGGFCRFCFRKRLFINIGEEVARDVTKDLEYIKSHKEITNVLLTGGDPLLLSTKKLEKIISRIREIEHVKIIRIGSKMVAFNPYRIIEDPELIELIKKYSTDEKKIYIMTQFNHPRELTEPAIKAVNMLLKAGAILANQTPLIKGVNANWKTLMELFQKLSFIGIPPYYVFQGRPVSGNKPFAVPVEEGYQIFLKAIMNVSGLAKRARFVMSHETGKIEVSALTDEHIIFRYQRAHNPKNAGKIMVFKRNPNAYWFDDYKELVTEYIVENPIY; translated from the coding sequence ATGCCTGTAAAGTATATTATTGACATTTCAAAAGTCGACCAGCTTACAGATAAAGAAAAAAAAGAATTGAAAAGAGTAACTGAAAAATACAAATTCCGAACTAATGATTATTATTTAAATCTCATAAATTGGGAAGATCCAAATGATCCTATAAGAAAACTTATAATTCCTCAAATAGGAGAACTTGAAGAATGGGGGAGACTAGATGCTTCAAATGAAAAAAGCTATACAATAAGCAAAGGACTACAACACAAATACAGAGACACCGCTCTTTTGTTAGTAAACGATGTATGTGGGGGTTTTTGTAGATTTTGCTTTAGAAAAAGATTATTTATCAACATCGGCGAAGAAGTCGCAAGAGATGTAACAAAAGATTTAGAATATATAAAATCACATAAAGAAATTACAAACGTACTTCTTACTGGAGGAGATCCTCTATTACTTTCCACCAAAAAATTAGAAAAAATAATTTCTCGAATTAGAGAAATAGAACACGTAAAAATCATAAGGATAGGTTCTAAAATGGTTGCTTTCAATCCATATAGGATAATAGAGGATCCCGAATTAATTGAGCTTATCAAAAAATATTCAACTGATGAAAAGAAAATATACATAATGACACAATTCAACCATCCAAGGGAATTAACAGAACCAGCTATTAAAGCCGTGAATATGCTTTTAAAAGCTGGTGCAATTCTTGCAAACCAAACACCTTTAATCAAAGGGGTAAATGCTAATTGGAAAACCCTAATGGAACTATTCCAAAAATTATCATTTATCGGAATACCACCATATTACGTTTTCCAAGGAAGACCGGTATCCGGTAATAAACCTTTTGCGGTACCAGTTGAAGAAGGATATCAAATATTCTTAAAAGCAATAATGAACGTATCTGGGCTTGCAAAAAGAGCAAGATTTGTTATGTCACATGAAACCGGAAAGATAGAAGTTTCAGCACTTACAGATGAACATATAATATTCAGATATCAAAGAGCTCACAATCCAAAGAATGCTGGGAAAATTATGGTTTTCAAAAGAAATCCAAATGCATACTGGTTTGACGACTACAAAGAACTTGTAACTGAATATATTGTTGAAAATCCTATATATTAA
- a CDS encoding N-acetyltransferase, giving the protein MYISDKAKIGKNVKLGHNVVIEDGVIIENNVQIGHNVVIREGTIIREGSVVGDNTVLGKKPFKAKASATTEEKELPSLVIGNFVTIGALCVIYRGAILSDFVFVGDLASIREDVKIGEYTIIGRGVTVENKTQIGKYVKIETEAYITAISNIEDFCFVAPEVTFTNDNFLGRTEERKKYFKGPTLKKGARIGANATILPGIVIGEDALVAAGAVVTKDIPSKKVYAGVPARELKDVPADELLENQKRK; this is encoded by the coding sequence TTGTATATTTCAGATAAGGCAAAAATAGGAAAAAATGTTAAATTGGGGCACAATGTGGTAATTGAAGATGGTGTCATTATCGAGAACAATGTGCAAATAGGTCACAACGTAGTTATTAGAGAGGGAACTATCATAAGGGAAGGTTCTGTTGTTGGTGATAATACAGTCCTTGGAAAGAAGCCATTTAAAGCTAAAGCATCTGCAACAACGGAAGAAAAAGAATTACCATCACTTGTTATTGGAAATTTTGTTACAATAGGGGCGTTATGCGTAATCTATAGAGGTGCAATTTTAAGTGATTTTGTTTTTGTAGGTGATCTTGCAAGTATACGCGAAGATGTGAAAATAGGAGAGTATACTATCATTGGTAGAGGGGTAACGGTAGAAAATAAAACACAAATAGGAAAGTATGTAAAAATTGAAACAGAGGCATACATAACTGCAATTTCAAATATTGAAGATTTTTGTTTTGTTGCTCCTGAAGTAACGTTTACAAACGATAACTTTTTAGGAAGGACAGAAGAGAGAAAAAAATACTTTAAAGGTCCTACTTTAAAAAAAGGTGCGAGAATTGGTGCAAACGCTACAATTCTTCCAGGAATAGTAATTGGTGAAGATGCATTGGTAGCTGCAGGTGCAGTTGTTACAAAAGATATACCTTCTAAAAAAGTTTATGCAGGAGTTCCGGCAAGAGAACTAAAGGATGTGCCTGCAGATGAGTTATTGGAAAATCAAAAAAGAAAGTAG
- a CDS encoding polyhydroxyalkanoate synthesis regulator DNA-binding domain-containing protein produces the protein MRLIKKYKNRKLYDTLDKQFITLDDIANFVRNGEVIKVVDSLGNDITQEISLKARIKGKVFGGLKREIVEKLIHAFIRFFNGSSDEFVEILLDLVDQGVLTSEMAKDIGNSVIKHFNEFNDKLKADIISVISSAGFVPKEEYEKLKLEYEELKKRCGELERK, from the coding sequence TTGCGGTTAATAAAAAAATATAAAAATAGGAAGTTATACGATACCTTAGATAAGCAATTTATTACATTGGATGATATTGCTAATTTTGTTAGAAATGGTGAAGTTATAAAAGTTGTGGATAGCCTGGGTAATGATATTACCCAGGAAATTTCTTTAAAAGCGAGAATTAAGGGAAAAGTATTTGGTGGGTTAAAAAGGGAGATTGTTGAAAAATTGATACATGCTTTTATAAGGTTTTTTAATGGAAGTTCCGATGAATTTGTTGAAATTTTGTTGGATCTTGTTGATCAAGGTGTTTTAACCTCTGAAATGGCAAAGGACATAGGAAATTCGGTTATTAAGCATTTCAACGAATTCAATGATAAATTAAAAGCGGATATAATAAGTGTTATAAGTTCTGCAGGTTTTGTTCCAAAGGAAGAGTACGAGAAGTTAAAATTAGAATATGAGGAATTGAAAAAGAGATGTGGTGAATTAGAAAGGAAGTGA
- a CDS encoding chromate transporter: MLKLFMTFAKIGFLAFGGGWSIIGIIQSTVLSNNWLTPQQFKEILSVAQMTPGPVFLNLATYLGLKMYGIKGAILNSFSVLVAPITFTTIFFLIRNKVSNKLINALKFGVIFLIILTIQSLALRIDNAFQIILILLAFILFTKTKIDPIYIILLSGIIGYFLF, from the coding sequence TTGTTAAAACTATTCATGACCTTTGCAAAAATTGGATTTTTAGCATTTGGTGGTGGATGGTCAATAATAGGAATCATTCAAAGTACCGTTTTGTCTAATAATTGGCTTACTCCACAACAATTTAAAGAAATATTATCAGTGGCCCAAATGACCCCGGGCCCTGTTTTTTTGAACCTTGCAACATATTTGGGACTTAAAATGTACGGTATAAAGGGGGCTATATTAAATTCCTTTTCAGTCCTTGTTGCACCTATTACTTTTACCACTATATTTTTCCTAATTAGGAATAAAGTTTCCAACAAGCTTATAAATGCTTTAAAATTTGGAGTAATTTTTCTAATAATTCTTACCATTCAATCTCTTGCTTTGCGTATTGATAATGCCTTTCAAATAATACTGATATTGTTGGCTTTTATACTATTTACGAAAACAAAAATTGATCCGATATACATTATACTTCTATCTGGAATAATTGGCTACTTTCTTTTTTGA
- a CDS encoding FGGY-family carbohydrate kinase: MNYAISIDCGTQSLRALLFDENGKLHDIEKITYVPYFSTKPGLAEQDVEIYWNALSSSVKRLKERNKGKFSKVLGISITTQRDTIVFVDKEGKPLRPAIIWLDQRKASQKNVLNFIENIGFSIIRMKKTALRIYRRSRPNWVMENEPDVWKKTHKILLLSGYLLYKLTGKFIDSKASQIGHIPFDYKKQDWPKSDKNWRWRLFGFTREQLPKLVDPCISIGKISKKVSQEIGLPEGIDIITSGSDKGCETLGTGCITENCASLSFGTTATVQVTSKKYFEPIPFIPPYPAVIPNMYNPEIEIFRGYWLIKWFIREFGEKEISLAEKLQVAPEVILNKFLDNIPPGSHGLILHPMWTPGLDMPNAKGAIIGFGDIHTKGHIYRAIIEGINYALRDGLERIEKNGKIKINRLTVSGGGAQSNRICQITANMFNLPVYKTETHETSGLGAAICVFAAFSDIKTVVKKMVHYSNIFQPNEREVEIYEKLYNKAYKKVYSSLKNVYKDIKKITNYPED, translated from the coding sequence ATGAACTACGCAATAAGTATTGATTGCGGCACTCAAAGTTTGAGAGCACTTCTATTTGATGAAAACGGAAAACTCCATGATATTGAAAAAATAACATACGTCCCATATTTTTCTACAAAACCGGGTTTAGCGGAACAAGATGTAGAAATTTATTGGAATGCTCTTTCAAGTTCTGTAAAAAGATTAAAAGAGCGAAATAAAGGAAAATTCTCGAAAGTTCTAGGTATAAGCATAACAACCCAAAGGGATACTATTGTTTTTGTAGATAAAGAAGGAAAGCCCCTTAGGCCAGCAATTATATGGCTTGATCAAAGAAAAGCATCGCAGAAAAATGTGCTAAATTTTATTGAAAATATAGGGTTTTCAATTATACGCATGAAAAAAACAGCATTGAGAATTTATAGAAGAAGTAGACCAAATTGGGTAATGGAAAATGAACCAGATGTTTGGAAAAAAACTCATAAAATTCTACTATTATCAGGATATCTCTTGTACAAACTAACGGGAAAATTTATCGATTCAAAAGCATCTCAAATTGGACATATACCATTTGACTATAAAAAACAAGATTGGCCTAAAAGTGACAAAAATTGGCGTTGGCGGTTGTTTGGATTCACAAGAGAACAACTTCCAAAATTAGTTGACCCATGTATCTCCATTGGAAAAATATCAAAAAAAGTTTCACAAGAAATAGGTCTTCCAGAAGGAATAGATATAATAACCTCTGGTTCAGATAAAGGCTGTGAAACTTTGGGAACAGGTTGTATAACCGAAAATTGTGCAAGTCTAAGCTTTGGGACAACTGCAACGGTTCAAGTCACATCTAAAAAATACTTTGAACCTATACCATTTATTCCTCCGTATCCGGCAGTTATCCCAAACATGTACAACCCAGAAATAGAAATATTCAGGGGATATTGGCTAATAAAGTGGTTTATAAGAGAATTTGGAGAAAAAGAAATATCACTCGCAGAAAAATTACAAGTAGCCCCCGAAGTAATATTAAACAAATTTCTCGATAATATTCCCCCAGGATCACACGGACTTATTCTACATCCCATGTGGACTCCAGGACTTGATATGCCAAATGCAAAGGGAGCAATAATTGGTTTTGGAGATATACATACAAAAGGACATATTTATAGAGCGATAATAGAGGGAATAAATTATGCGCTCCGTGATGGATTAGAAAGGATTGAAAAGAATGGGAAAATTAAAATAAATAGATTAACAGTTTCAGGTGGTGGTGCACAAAGTAATCGCATCTGTCAAATAACCGCAAATATGTTCAACCTTCCCGTATATAAAACAGAAACACATGAAACCTCTGGCCTTGGAGCAGCAATATGTGTATTTGCCGCGTTTTCAGATATAAAAACTGTAGTAAAAAAAATGGTACATTACTCAAATATATTTCAACCCAACGAAAGAGAAGTAGAAATATACGAAAAACTGTATAATAAAGCGTATAAAAAGGTATATTCTTCCCTTAAAAACGTATACAAAGATATTAAGAAAATAACAAACTATCCTGAAGACTAA
- a CDS encoding efflux RND transporter permease subunit, with protein sequence MERLGRFVQKNALLIIIVTFVLTVFFLVQIKDLKIRDDITKYPPKDDPLVQKYESLAEEFNINSMVMVGFEIENSEDLRKIDELTTKVEKLEGVEHVTSITNIPLVVNTKNGIEVSTVSEMLKSGEVEPTSLLKYKTLRSKFISDNGKSGLMLVSLESGKESEAFEALKDLAENNYYKGVHFYGVSAMNQAVKEITFRNLMKLVPISLLIVVVILTVTFRRFTGAFLPILGVIISVIWTMGLIVVFGFDITIANSIIPVALISIGTAYSIHVVNKYYEEKGNKKERVIYTLRDVGIAVLLSGLTTAVGFLSLLTADIKPVWIMGIFSSIGVMLCNFIALFFVPAMLYYINPPTVFHVDEKKHSRLVLRPKLTLTVLIILVIATIPFIFNIKTDMDIVNSINDNERIIVDKRFIETNFGGSDYLFIDVKGDFKDPAVLIAMDEIERRLNNLEGVVNTFSIVDTLLDLSRAFTGFYSIPFSKDELSNLWFFLQGNETIYSVVNKQLNRGIIQVTVKVDSESKTRKLINDIEKILESVPKGFEVSHTPDFKYYAKALNVDVKKLEKTYNLVKNMPFSEIARLHRDEILKAIDDVEKLLGESVEDKERVVDQLLSMKKFEEEEFDSDFGYLLYNELYLPVKKWKASYFARKLGIPYNENTEQYLKIVSEKDIYIPSLKPSYSAIHTGAQEIALYVSDLLFKNQYQSMFLTLFVVFVLLLLQMKSFAVGIIGVIPSIFTVFFNFVLMGMLNIPLNTATISIAAIAIGAGVDYAIHFISRYKIESERLGNKKDAVVKTIFTTGRGIVFNALAVSFGFFTFVFSDIKMLRQFGLLTGITLILSALLTILFLSAAFSIKGGRKA encoded by the coding sequence TTGGAAAGGTTGGGAAGATTTGTTCAAAAGAATGCGCTTTTGATAATTATTGTTACTTTTGTACTTACGGTTTTTTTTCTGGTTCAAATTAAAGATTTAAAGATAAGGGATGACATTACAAAATATCCACCAAAAGATGATCCTTTAGTGCAAAAGTATGAATCTCTTGCAGAAGAATTTAACATTAATTCCATGGTCATGGTGGGATTTGAAATTGAAAATTCAGAAGATTTAAGAAAGATTGATGAATTAACTACCAAGGTTGAAAAGTTGGAAGGAGTAGAACATGTTACTTCGATAACAAATATTCCACTTGTTGTAAACACGAAAAATGGTATTGAGGTTTCTACAGTTTCTGAAATGCTTAAATCAGGAGAGGTAGAACCAACGTCTCTTTTGAAATATAAAACGCTAAGGAGTAAGTTTATTTCTGACAATGGGAAATCTGGATTGATGTTAGTTTCTCTTGAAAGTGGGAAGGAATCTGAAGCATTTGAAGCGTTAAAAGATTTAGCAGAAAACAACTATTATAAAGGTGTTCATTTTTACGGAGTTTCTGCTATGAATCAGGCTGTTAAAGAGATAACTTTTAGAAATCTAATGAAACTTGTTCCCATATCGCTTTTAATAGTGGTTGTAATTTTGACAGTTACATTTAGAAGATTTACAGGTGCTTTTTTGCCAATTTTAGGGGTAATTATTAGTGTTATTTGGACTATGGGATTAATAGTAGTTTTTGGATTCGACATTACAATAGCAAATTCCATTATACCTGTTGCTTTGATATCTATTGGTACGGCTTATTCTATACACGTTGTGAATAAGTACTATGAAGAAAAGGGAAATAAGAAAGAAAGGGTAATTTACACGTTAAGAGATGTGGGTATTGCTGTCTTATTAAGTGGTCTTACAACCGCAGTGGGATTTTTGTCATTACTTACTGCTGATATAAAACCTGTTTGGATAATGGGGATTTTCTCTAGTATTGGAGTTATGTTGTGTAACTTTATAGCGCTATTTTTTGTTCCAGCGATGTTGTATTACATAAATCCGCCTACAGTTTTTCATGTGGATGAAAAGAAACATTCAAGGTTGGTTTTAAGGCCCAAACTAACACTAACTGTTTTGATTATCCTTGTTATTGCAACGATACCATTTATTTTTAATATAAAAACAGATATGGATATTGTTAATTCTATAAATGATAACGAGAGAATTATTGTAGATAAACGTTTTATTGAAACAAATTTTGGAGGATCTGATTATTTATTCATAGATGTGAAGGGAGATTTTAAAGATCCTGCTGTTTTAATTGCAATGGATGAGATAGAAAGAAGGTTAAATAATTTAGAGGGAGTTGTAAATACATTTTCTATTGTTGATACTTTGTTGGATTTAAGTAGGGCGTTTACTGGATTTTATTCCATACCGTTCTCAAAAGACGAGTTGTCAAACTTGTGGTTTTTTCTCCAAGGAAATGAAACAATTTATTCCGTCGTTAACAAACAACTAAATAGGGGGATTATACAAGTAACAGTCAAAGTTGATAGTGAAAGCAAAACAAGAAAATTAATAAATGATATAGAAAAAATTTTAGAGAGTGTGCCAAAAGGTTTTGAAGTTTCTCATACTCCCGATTTTAAATATTACGCAAAAGCACTTAATGTAGATGTTAAAAAACTTGAGAAAACATATAATTTAGTGAAGAATATGCCATTTTCTGAGATTGCAAGATTACATAGAGATGAAATTTTAAAAGCAATTGATGATGTAGAAAAATTATTAGGAGAAAGTGTAGAAGATAAAGAAAGGGTTGTAGATCAGCTTTTAAGTATGAAGAAGTTTGAAGAAGAAGAATTTGATTCTGATTTTGGCTATCTATTATACAACGAGCTTTATTTGCCTGTAAAAAAATGGAAGGCAAGTTATTTTGCAAGGAAATTAGGAATTCCATATAACGAAAATACCGAACAATATTTAAAGATAGTATCCGAAAAAGATATATATATTCCAAGTTTAAAGCCAAGTTATAGTGCAATACACACAGGTGCACAAGAAATAGCGTTGTACGTGAGTGATTTGTTGTTTAAGAATCAGTATCAATCCATGTTTTTGACTTTATTTGTAGTTTTTGTACTTTTGCTTTTACAAATGAAGTCTTTTGCAGTGGGAATAATAGGAGTAATTCCGTCGATTTTTACCGTCTTTTTCAACTTTGTGCTTATGGGTATGTTGAACATACCGCTTAATACTGCAACAATTTCCATTGCTGCTATTGCAATAGGTGCAGGGGTAGACTATGCTATTCATTTTATTTCCAGGTACAAGATCGAAAGTGAAAGGTTGGGTAATAAAAAAGATGCGGTTGTAAAGACTATATTTACAACAGGAAGGGGAATAGTATTTAATGCATTGGCTGTTTCATTTGGATTTTTCACATTTGTATTTTCGGATATTAAGATGTTAAGGCAATTCGGGCTTTTAACGGGTATTACTTTGATTTTGAGTGCACTTTTAACAATATTATTCTTATCTGCGGCATTTTCGATAAAAGGAGGTAGAAAGGCATGA
- the topA gene encoding type I DNA topoisomerase: MGKKKKVIIVESPAKAKTIEKILGEDYKVISSKGHVRDLPQKKFGVNLENFEPEFEIIPGKEKVVEQIQREVKGKEVLIASDMDREGEAIAWHLSNILNLSGKNRIIFTEITPNTIKKSVQSPREIDIKKVNAQLARRILDRIVGYKISPLLWKIIKGAMSAGRVQSAALKIICDRERERFVFKPKEFYKVSIEVKKTKASLWSISGKKIKQENVTEKIANDIKENVKEVILKDIIEKERKKSPPSPYITSTLQQDAATRLGFPVSKTMKIAQSLYEGVNTKDGQHIAFITYMRTDSTRVSEEAKNMATDFIEKKFGNEYKGGKKTKKQKKKVQDAHECIRPVNIEITPEIAKNLLNQDEYKLYKIIWERFLASQMKHAIYKDKTYIFQSGKYEFRTTISHRIFDGFEIIYNTKEKKENELNLKVGKTYNVSKVNTEKDMTKPPSRFTEATLVKKLETEGIGRPSTYATIISTLLQRKYVIKEKKELLPTLLGFVVEDFLTKKFPEIVDKNFTATMEAELDKIETGEKQWKSVLNEFYSDFSKYLSKAQKEFYTVNYETDLKCEDCEGTYKLKIGKFGLYLNCESCQKNKSIDNTINAVIIENKAYINKAIENHISITVSENACPKCGGNLTRKKGKFGYYFKCDSCDFTISGYKIASGKCPKCNSIVVMKRSKNGKTYWACANPDCDYMSWNEPK, encoded by the coding sequence GTGGGAAAGAAAAAAAAGGTAATCATAGTAGAATCACCTGCTAAAGCAAAAACTATCGAAAAAATACTTGGGGAAGATTACAAAGTTATTTCATCAAAAGGACATGTTAGGGACTTACCTCAAAAGAAATTTGGAGTAAATCTCGAAAATTTCGAACCTGAATTTGAAATAATCCCTGGCAAAGAAAAGGTTGTTGAACAGATACAAAGAGAAGTAAAAGGAAAAGAAGTTTTAATAGCCTCAGATATGGATAGGGAAGGTGAAGCTATCGCATGGCACCTTTCCAATATATTAAACCTTTCCGGAAAAAATCGAATAATATTTACCGAAATTACACCAAATACTATTAAAAAATCCGTACAATCTCCAAGAGAGATAGATATAAAAAAAGTAAACGCACAACTTGCAAGAAGAATTTTAGATAGAATAGTTGGTTACAAAATAAGTCCTCTATTATGGAAAATTATAAAAGGTGCAATGAGTGCCGGAAGAGTTCAATCTGCAGCCTTAAAAATAATTTGCGATAGAGAAAGAGAAAGATTCGTTTTTAAACCAAAAGAGTTTTACAAGGTCTCTATTGAGGTAAAAAAAACTAAAGCAAGCTTGTGGAGTATCTCTGGAAAAAAGATAAAACAAGAAAATGTAACGGAAAAAATAGCAAATGATATAAAAGAAAATGTTAAAGAAGTAATTTTAAAAGACATTATAGAAAAAGAACGAAAAAAATCACCTCCCTCACCATATATAACAAGTACACTTCAACAAGATGCAGCAACAAGACTGGGGTTCCCCGTATCTAAAACCATGAAAATAGCACAATCACTATATGAAGGCGTAAATACAAAAGATGGTCAACACATTGCCTTTATTACTTACATGAGAACAGACTCTACACGCGTTTCTGAAGAAGCAAAAAACATGGCAACAGATTTTATTGAAAAGAAATTTGGAAATGAATATAAAGGCGGAAAAAAAACAAAAAAACAGAAAAAGAAAGTTCAGGATGCCCATGAATGTATAAGACCTGTAAACATAGAAATAACTCCGGAAATTGCCAAAAACTTATTAAATCAAGATGAATACAAGTTATATAAAATTATATGGGAAAGATTTCTTGCTTCGCAAATGAAACACGCAATTTATAAAGACAAAACTTATATATTTCAAAGTGGAAAATACGAATTTAGAACCACAATATCTCACCGTATATTTGATGGATTTGAGATAATTTACAATACAAAGGAAAAAAAAGAAAATGAATTAAATCTTAAAGTAGGCAAAACATATAACGTTTCAAAGGTAAACACCGAAAAAGACATGACAAAACCTCCTTCAAGGTTTACAGAAGCAACACTTGTAAAAAAATTAGAGACAGAAGGAATAGGAAGACCAAGTACTTATGCAACGATAATCTCCACTCTTTTGCAAAGAAAATATGTAATAAAGGAAAAGAAAGAACTTCTTCCGACACTTCTTGGCTTTGTAGTAGAAGACTTTTTAACAAAAAAATTCCCAGAAATAGTAGACAAAAATTTTACCGCAACAATGGAAGCAGAACTGGATAAAATAGAGACTGGTGAAAAGCAGTGGAAAAGCGTACTTAACGAATTTTATTCAGATTTTTCAAAGTACCTTTCAAAAGCACAAAAAGAATTTTACACCGTAAACTACGAAACTGATTTAAAATGCGAAGACTGTGAAGGTACTTATAAACTGAAAATAGGAAAATTTGGCCTGTATTTAAATTGTGAATCATGCCAAAAAAATAAAAGTATTGATAACACAATAAATGCAGTAATAATAGAAAATAAAGCCTATATTAACAAAGCAATTGAGAACCACATCTCTATAACAGTTTCTGAAAACGCATGTCCAAAATGCGGTGGTAATCTTACAAGAAAAAAAGGAAAATTTGGTTATTACTTTAAATGTGATTCTTGTGATTTCACTATATCTGGTTATAAAATTGCAAGCGGAAAATGTCCCAAATGCAACTCAATAGTAGTAATGAAAAGAAGCAAAAATGGAAAAACATATTGGGCATGCGCAAATCCAGACTGTGATTATATGTCATGGAATGAACCCAAATGA
- a CDS encoding outer membrane lipoprotein-sorting protein: protein MKKFLTVFSLLFVIFAFSITGQEVLDNVKDSYQNVKDEKALFELKMTDEKGNVQRKEFTIYMYKKSEDVVYAIIRFKKPASDRNLTLLVRGSDNIYLYMPAFRTTKRISGAAKNDRFAGSDFTYKDIELVYKVSDRNYNAELTKEDENYYYLHITHNDSELDFKKLNMKIDKKLLLPVYIEFFNWQGEKYKTITFEKIQNIDGYNVPTSIVARNLKENTVTEIILKDVEFDIGIPEKFFSPITISKPILRY, encoded by the coding sequence ATGAAGAAGTTTTTGACGGTATTTTCACTATTATTTGTTATTTTTGCATTTTCTATAACAGGTCAAGAGGTTTTGGATAATGTAAAGGATAGTTATCAGAATGTAAAAGACGAGAAGGCACTGTTTGAATTAAAAATGACTGATGAAAAGGGAAACGTACAACGAAAAGAATTTACTATTTACATGTACAAAAAAAGTGAAGATGTTGTATATGCGATAATTAGATTTAAAAAACCTGCATCTGATAGAAATTTAACGTTATTGGTAAGAGGTTCGGACAATATATATTTGTACATGCCGGCATTTAGAACCACAAAGCGTATAAGTGGTGCGGCAAAAAACGATAGATTTGCAGGTTCAGATTTTACATATAAAGATATTGAGCTTGTTTATAAGGTAAGTGATAGAAATTATAATGCAGAGTTAACTAAAGAGGATGAAAATTATTATTATTTACATATTACACATAACGATTCAGAACTTGATTTTAAAAAGTTAAATATGAAAATTGATAAAAAATTACTTTTACCAGTTTACATAGAATTTTTCAACTGGCAAGGTGAAAAGTATAAAACTATAACGTTTGAAAAAATTCAAAACATAGATGGTTATAACGTCCCAACAAGTATTGTTGCAAGAAACTTAAAAGAAAATACAGTAACAGAAATTATCCTTAAAGATGTAGAGTTTGATATAGGTATTCCTGAAAAATTCTTTTCGCCGATTACTATATCAAAACCCATTTTAAGGTATTAA